Proteins encoded in a region of the Gemmatimonadaceae bacterium genome:
- a CDS encoding YihY/virulence factor BrkB family protein, with protein MAWCLPGTAAMVIKGFHVGRLLKEVGKAIWADNILTIAAAVAYNFFFSIFPLLLFAAPLLSLVGNKQVLFGWILQQLATTVPPAAYTMLAGVAHDVVFAPSAPGLVSIGALLTAYSASNIFGSLMGALNIAYHVKNDRRPWWKQRLIQLGMVVVAGGLLAIAAAVMMAGPNIVETVARVTRLSGLTKWGWMIVQYPLAFTFLVVAFWLMYYILPDFPQHKRQITVGAIIAAALWVIATSLFRLYVVHFTTFNKAYGTIGGVLLLLTWMYYSMVVVLAGGELNAELAKGTAEVAPQPKTEYDKQVAAAQSERAAQDRHEEKKKEQKEVRSAAKREQLAKE; from the coding sequence TTGGCCTGGTGCTTGCCCGGCACCGCTGCAATGGTCATCAAGGGATTTCACGTCGGTCGGCTGTTGAAGGAGGTCGGCAAGGCGATCTGGGCCGACAACATCCTCACGATCGCTGCGGCGGTCGCGTACAACTTCTTCTTCTCGATCTTTCCGCTGCTGCTCTTCGCCGCGCCGCTGCTCAGTCTCGTGGGCAACAAGCAGGTGCTCTTCGGCTGGATCCTGCAACAGTTGGCGACGACGGTGCCACCGGCGGCATACACGATGCTCGCGGGTGTCGCGCACGATGTGGTCTTCGCGCCGAGCGCGCCCGGTCTCGTCTCGATCGGCGCGCTGCTCACGGCGTACTCGGCATCGAACATCTTTGGTTCGTTGATGGGCGCGCTGAACATCGCATACCACGTGAAGAACGACCGGCGTCCCTGGTGGAAGCAGCGATTGATTCAGCTCGGCATGGTCGTCGTTGCCGGCGGTCTGCTTGCGATCGCGGCGGCGGTGATGATGGCGGGCCCGAACATCGTCGAGACCGTTGCGCGAGTCACGCGCCTGAGCGGCCTAACGAAGTGGGGCTGGATGATTGTGCAGTATCCGCTCGCGTTCACCTTTCTCGTCGTCGCGTTCTGGTTGATGTACTACATCCTGCCGGATTTTCCGCAGCACAAGCGACAGATCACGGTGGGCGCGATCATCGCGGCGGCGCTGTGGGTCATCGCGACGAGCCTCTTCCGACTGTACGTCGTTCATTTCACAACTTTCAACAAAGCCTACGGTACCATCGGCGGCGTGTTGTTGCTGCTGACGTGGATGTACTACTCGATGGTCGTGGTGTTGGCGGGCGGAGAGCTCAATGCGGAGCTCGCGAAAGGGACGGCCGAAGTGGCGCCTCAGCCCAAGACGGAGTACGACAAGCAAGTGGCGGCGGCACAAAGCGAGCGCGCTGCGCAGGATCGGCACGAGGAGAAGAAGAAGGAGCAGAAGGAAGTCCGCTCGGCGGCCAAGCGCGAACAGCTCGCGAAGGAATAG
- a CDS encoding 50S ribosome-binding protein YggL, with product MSPACPVFGFLIRVRLRAGTDADDFSRRLSEFLFSRALVVTGSLSALVVAGEGMQATDADRDAVLEWLVQRPDVAHADVGPLSDVGTVA from the coding sequence GTGTCTCCCGCCTGTCCGGTTTTTGGTTTCCTCATTCGTGTCCGGCTTCGCGCCGGCACGGACGCCGATGATTTTTCGCGGCGGCTGTCGGAATTCCTATTCTCGCGCGCCCTCGTCGTCACCGGCAGCTTGTCGGCGCTCGTCGTGGCCGGAGAGGGCATGCAGGCGACAGACGCCGATCGTGACGCCGTCCTCGAATGGTTGGTGCAGCGACCCGACGTTGCTCACGCCGACGTCGGGCCGCTGAGCGACGTCGGCACCGTCGCCTAG
- a CDS encoding alpha/beta hydrolase encodes MRVKRSLSPWLFAIAPALANGQTHQLVDIGGYRLDVLRSGSGTPAVVFEAGLGDSLDTWSPIWPTIAKSATVIAYSRAGFGRSETGPADRSARQEVTELHELLTRLRLPTPFVLVGRSYGSILVRLYTSRYPKDVAGLVIVEGTHEQQVKRWGMIDSSYPAAFRQFFDSILKTTPPGAQAAETRETVRIQAAGAVEGLTPLPDIPIAVITSMKADPKAPYVNGRPEGHVVWRALHDEWFQRSRNGLHIETTHSGHDTQHEEPQLVIDAIHFVLDRVRAP; translated from the coding sequence ATGAGAGTCAAACGCAGTCTGAGTCCGTGGTTGTTTGCGATTGCACCGGCGCTGGCGAACGGGCAGACTCACCAGCTCGTCGATATCGGCGGCTACCGGTTGGACGTGCTCCGCTCTGGTTCCGGAACGCCCGCCGTCGTCTTCGAGGCGGGCCTCGGAGACTCGCTCGACACGTGGTCGCCGATCTGGCCAACGATCGCTAAGAGCGCGACGGTCATCGCGTACTCGCGCGCCGGCTTCGGCCGGTCCGAGACGGGCCCCGCTGATCGCTCGGCGCGACAGGAAGTGACGGAGCTGCACGAGCTCCTCACCCGGCTCCGCCTGCCGACGCCGTTCGTGTTGGTCGGTCGCTCGTATGGCAGCATCCTCGTTAGGCTCTACACGTCGCGGTATCCGAAGGATGTCGCCGGCCTCGTGATCGTCGAAGGCACTCACGAGCAACAGGTGAAGCGTTGGGGCATGATCGACAGCAGCTACCCCGCCGCGTTCCGGCAATTCTTCGATTCGATTCTCAAGACGACGCCGCCCGGCGCGCAGGCGGCCGAGACACGCGAGACCGTTCGCATTCAGGCCGCGGGCGCCGTCGAGGGCCTAACGCCGCTCCCCGACATACCGATCGCCGTGATCACGAGCATGAAAGCAGATCCGAAGGCGCCGTACGTGAATGGGCGGCCCGAAGGCCACGTTGTCTGGCGAGCGCTGCACGACGAGTGGTTTCAGCGTTCGCGGAATGGCCTTCACATCGAGACGACGCACAGCGGCCACGATACGCAGCACGAGGAGCCGCAGCTCGTGATCGACGCGATACACTTCGTGCTCGATCGAGTGCGGGCACCGTAG
- a CDS encoding isoprenylcysteine carboxylmethyltransferase family protein has translation MLTPIPFTWPLGLVFWLVFLWAFWPEFRILREARRAERNTDAAARDPSFGPLVMGQRVEMLVVIVVALYLPRLAMQHYRTTVFVVGLVILVAASLLRRHCFRMLGADFRGAVTVRPDQPVVERGAYRFLRHPSYAAALLLHLGFALCLTHWGSLVIVLLAAPPLFVYRIRVEERALVERLGAPYTAYMARTRRLVPGIW, from the coding sequence ATGCTAACTCCCATTCCATTCACCTGGCCCCTGGGCCTTGTATTCTGGCTGGTCTTTCTCTGGGCATTCTGGCCGGAGTTTCGCATCCTTCGCGAGGCGCGACGGGCAGAGCGAAACACGGACGCAGCAGCGCGCGACCCATCGTTCGGGCCACTCGTCATGGGTCAGCGCGTCGAGATGTTGGTCGTGATCGTCGTCGCCCTCTACCTGCCGCGCCTCGCCATGCAGCATTACCGCACGACCGTGTTCGTTGTCGGGCTTGTCATTCTCGTCGCCGCGAGCTTGCTCCGCCGACATTGTTTTCGGATGCTCGGCGCGGACTTTCGTGGTGCCGTAACGGTCCGGCCGGACCAACCGGTGGTCGAGCGCGGCGCCTATCGGTTCCTGCGACATCCGTCATACGCCGCGGCGCTGCTGCTGCACCTCGGCTTTGCCCTCTGCCTCACCCATTGGGGCAGCTTGGTGATCGTCCTGCTTGCCGCGCCGCCGTTATTCGTCTATCGGATTCGCGTCGAAGAGCGCGCGCTGGTCGAGCGGCTCGGAGCGCCCTACACGGCGTACATGGCGCGAACTCGACGGCTCGTCCCTGGAATCTGGTAG
- a CDS encoding MFS transporter, translating into MINRRALFAVSCVSLFTFGIVLTTLGAVLPSIIERFGIDKTAAGSLFLLNTFGIVIGSIVFGPIVDRNGYKEMLVVSTALIILGLEAIAFAPSMNWLRAAVLMTGFGAGIINGGANALVADISVDGRTAGLSKLHVFFGAGAVGVPFALGILLGRFTYSILIAAVGALCVIPLVITAVPHFPTPKQAQGFPIATAKALLRDPVLLTFGVMLFLESGMEITVGGWTATFFKEELLISDQRALVYLALYWSGLMVGRIALSAVVRRVTASRVLAGGITIAFIAAWIVITTHDPSFAALGVFLLGLGFSATFPVVLGLIADRHVALSGTAFSVAMVMALTGGMLMPYLTGVLGTAYGLRGSFLIVPAALLGLATLLGVASSRLVRHPRPAA; encoded by the coding sequence ATGATCAATCGACGCGCCCTATTCGCCGTCTCCTGCGTGAGTCTCTTCACCTTCGGCATCGTCCTCACGACGCTCGGGGCGGTGCTGCCGTCGATCATCGAGCGCTTCGGCATCGACAAGACCGCTGCCGGGTCGCTGTTTCTGCTCAACACGTTCGGGATCGTCATCGGCTCGATCGTCTTTGGACCGATCGTCGACCGGAACGGCTACAAGGAGATGCTCGTCGTTTCGACGGCGCTCATTATTCTCGGCCTCGAGGCGATCGCGTTCGCGCCATCGATGAACTGGCTGCGGGCAGCAGTGCTGATGACGGGCTTTGGCGCCGGCATCATCAACGGCGGCGCCAATGCCCTCGTGGCCGACATCAGTGTCGACGGGCGGACCGCTGGCTTGAGCAAGCTCCACGTCTTCTTCGGCGCCGGCGCCGTCGGCGTGCCATTCGCGTTAGGCATCCTCCTCGGCAGATTCACATATTCTATATTGATCGCTGCCGTCGGCGCGCTCTGTGTCATTCCGCTCGTGATCACCGCTGTCCCGCACTTTCCGACGCCAAAGCAGGCGCAGGGATTCCCGATCGCGACGGCGAAGGCGCTGCTCCGCGATCCGGTGCTGCTGACATTTGGCGTCATGCTCTTTCTCGAGAGCGGGATGGAGATCACCGTCGGCGGCTGGACGGCGACCTTTTTCAAGGAAGAGCTGCTGATCAGCGATCAGCGCGCGCTGGTGTACCTCGCACTGTACTGGTCTGGCCTCATGGTTGGCCGAATAGCCCTGAGCGCAGTCGTCCGTCGCGTGACGGCGTCGAGAGTGCTCGCGGGTGGCATCACGATCGCCTTCATCGCCGCATGGATCGTCATCACGACGCACGATCCGTCATTCGCCGCGCTCGGGGTCTTTCTCCTTGGCCTGGGCTTCTCGGCCACGTTTCCGGTGGTGCTCGGCCTCATCGCGGATCGGCATGTCGCACTCTCTGGTACCGCTTTCAGCGTTGCGATGGTCATGGCGCTCACCGGCGGAATGCTGATGCCGTATTTGACGGGTGTGTTAGGCACGGCGTACGGACTGCGCGGCTCCTTCCTGATCGTTCCGGCCGCGCTGCTGGGGCTCGCGACACTGCTCGGCGTGGCGAGCTCACGCCTTGTCCGCCACCCTCGGCCAGCCGCGTAG
- a CDS encoding alpha-L-fucosidase, whose translation MPSVKRVFLTVALFVLTRSTVRAQVAPNDIPPERSAARAWFRDAKFGMFIHWGVYSLLGQGEWVMQNRGITVDRYEWLASTFNPVKFNAHEWVSIAKRAGARYITITSRHHDGFAMFATHATRYNIVDWTPFARDPLRELAEECRRQGIKLFFYYSQLDWHHPDYWPRGRTGLSTGRPENGDWNRYLDFMDRQLTELLTNYGPIGGIWFDGMWDKPDANWRLDRTYALIHSLQPAALIVPNHHQLPLPGEDVQTFEQDLPGANTAGFNTKQIGALPLETSLTMNGSWGFNITDTSWKSPRELIGYLVRAAGRDANLLLNIGPRPDGTIQPEAAERLKALGDWLSRYGASIYGTRGGPIPPREWGVTTQRGDSVFVHVLSWPDRVLSLPSFGAHVVRASMLATDEPVDVSQTQNALVLTLPVATGDEPDRVFVLQTDRRRH comes from the coding sequence ATGCCGAGCGTAAAACGCGTCTTTCTCACGGTTGCGCTGTTCGTCCTCACCCGCTCGACCGTGCGGGCGCAAGTCGCACCTAACGACATCCCTCCCGAGCGGTCCGCGGCGCGCGCATGGTTTCGCGATGCCAAATTCGGCATGTTCATCCATTGGGGTGTGTACAGCCTCCTCGGCCAGGGCGAGTGGGTGATGCAGAACCGCGGCATTACCGTCGACCGATACGAGTGGTTGGCGTCGACCTTCAATCCGGTCAAGTTCAACGCGCACGAGTGGGTCTCGATCGCGAAGCGCGCCGGCGCTCGGTACATCACGATCACGAGTCGCCATCACGACGGCTTCGCGATGTTCGCGACGCACGCGACGCGCTACAACATCGTCGACTGGACGCCGTTCGCACGTGATCCGCTCAGGGAGCTGGCGGAGGAATGCCGCCGGCAGGGCATCAAGCTCTTTTTCTACTATTCTCAACTCGACTGGCATCACCCCGATTATTGGCCGCGCGGACGCACGGGTCTTTCAACGGGCCGTCCGGAGAACGGTGACTGGAACCGCTATCTGGATTTCATGGATCGCCAGCTCACCGAGCTGCTCACGAACTACGGTCCGATCGGCGGCATCTGGTTCGACGGCATGTGGGACAAGCCGGACGCCAATTGGCGGCTGGACCGAACCTATGCGTTGATCCATTCGCTCCAGCCGGCGGCGCTCATCGTGCCGAATCATCATCAGCTGCCGTTACCCGGCGAAGATGTGCAGACCTTCGAGCAGGATCTGCCTGGCGCCAATACCGCCGGCTTCAACACGAAGCAAATCGGCGCGCTGCCGCTCGAGACGTCGTTGACGATGAACGGTTCGTGGGGGTTCAACATCACCGACACGAGCTGGAAGTCGCCGCGCGAGCTGATCGGCTATCTCGTGCGTGCTGCGGGGAGAGACGCGAACCTGCTGCTCAACATCGGCCCACGCCCCGATGGGACAATCCAACCCGAAGCCGCCGAGCGCTTGAAGGCGTTAGGCGATTGGCTCTCGCGGTACGGAGCTTCGATCTATGGGACGCGAGGCGGGCCGATTCCGCCACGCGAATGGGGCGTCACGACGCAGCGCGGTGACTCGGTATTCGTCCACGTGCTGAGCTGGCCGGATCGAGTACTCTCGCTCCCGAGCTTCGGTGCCCACGTCGTCCGCGCGTCGATGCTCGCGACCGACGAACCTGTGGATGTTTCGCAAACGCAGAATGCGCTCGTGCTGACACTCCCCGTCGCGACGGGGGATGAGCCTGACCGCGTTTTCGTCCTGCAGACGGATCGTCGCAGGCACTAG
- a CDS encoding galactokinase family protein, with product MSSIVKAIALRLGAIGLTSGALESKAALFDRALDALGPEARDARIWWVPGRIEFLGKHTDYAGGPSLVCAVERGFAVAAAPSDRRLRFRDANSGDSVEHELDTDLVPPRGHWSNYPLTVSRRVARNFPGTRRGVDLAFASDLPSAAGLSSSSALMVATFLALSDANDLEARLEYQAAIRGVEELAGYLGAVENGSGYGRLAGDAGVGTQGGSQDHTAILCSRPGALVQYSYLPVRCDRMVPLPNDHVLAVVSSGVVAAKAGGALERYNRASALAAQALNVWREATHSHAATLSAALEEAPGGVADFREMLGSRREVLDRVEQFNNESRLVQEAGDALATSDLDRLGALVDESQAGAARLLSNQIPETIALARMARETGAVAASAFGAGFGGSVYALVRASDADDFVRRWLEQYTSAFPSRAADASAFITHAGPPASALA from the coding sequence GTGAGCTCAATTGTCAAAGCAATTGCGTTACGACTGGGCGCGATCGGCCTGACCAGCGGTGCGCTCGAGTCGAAAGCAGCACTGTTCGATCGCGCGCTCGATGCCCTCGGGCCGGAAGCACGTGACGCGCGCATCTGGTGGGTGCCCGGTCGCATCGAGTTCCTCGGCAAGCACACCGATTACGCGGGCGGTCCAAGCCTCGTCTGCGCGGTGGAGCGTGGCTTCGCGGTCGCCGCCGCGCCGAGCGATCGGCGACTTCGCTTTCGCGACGCGAATTCCGGCGACAGCGTCGAGCACGAGCTCGATACCGATCTCGTGCCGCCGCGCGGTCACTGGTCGAACTACCCGCTGACGGTAAGTCGTCGCGTTGCGCGGAACTTTCCCGGAACGCGTCGTGGAGTCGATCTCGCGTTTGCGAGCGATTTGCCTTCCGCAGCAGGGTTAAGTAGCTCGAGTGCACTCATGGTGGCGACCTTCCTCGCGCTCTCCGATGCGAACGATCTCGAAGCACGTCTGGAATATCAGGCTGCGATTCGTGGCGTCGAGGAGCTCGCCGGTTACCTGGGCGCCGTCGAGAACGGGTCCGGCTATGGAAGGCTTGCTGGCGATGCCGGCGTCGGGACTCAGGGCGGAAGTCAGGATCATACGGCGATTCTCTGTTCTCGGCCGGGCGCGCTCGTGCAATACAGCTACCTGCCAGTTCGCTGCGACCGCATGGTGCCGTTGCCGAACGACCACGTGTTGGCTGTGGTGTCGAGCGGTGTTGTGGCGGCCAAAGCGGGTGGCGCCCTCGAGCGGTACAACCGCGCTTCGGCGCTCGCCGCCCAGGCGCTCAACGTATGGCGGGAGGCAACCCACAGCCACGCCGCAACACTCAGCGCCGCACTGGAAGAGGCGCCGGGCGGCGTCGCCGATTTCCGCGAGATGTTGGGGAGCCGGCGCGAAGTGCTCGACCGTGTCGAGCAGTTCAATAACGAATCACGTCTCGTTCAGGAGGCAGGTGACGCACTCGCAACGAGCGATCTCGATCGGCTCGGTGCGCTTGTCGACGAGTCGCAGGCAGGGGCGGCGCGATTACTCTCGAACCAGATCCCGGAGACGATCGCCCTGGCGCGCATGGCGCGCGAGACGGGAGCCGTCGCCGCCTCGGCGTTCGGCGCCGGGTTCGGCGGCAGCGTCTACGCTCTGGTGCGTGCGTCGGACGCAGACGATTTTGTCCGCCGGTGGCTCGAGCAGTACACGAGCGCGTTTCCGAGCCGGGCCGCCGACGCGAGCGCCTTCATCACGCATGCAGGGCCCCCTGCGAGTGCGCTTGCATAG
- a CDS encoding sugar phosphate nucleotidyltransferase has product MKPTRVDWLIVLVSIAVSFTPAILLARRAGKSTAEFFTSGRAAPWWLIGVSMVATTFSTDTPNLVTNFVREGGVANNWAWWAFLLTGMATVFFYARLWRRSRVLTDLEFYEIRYSGRPATFVRGFRALYLGLFFNCMIMAAVNLAAVKIANVVLGWPMMQTLAVCTVLNIAFAATSGLWGVMVTDLIQFGVAMTGSFAAAYFAVKQPEVGGLTGLFHKIPERTLNVLPDFGDWKLTASLLVIPLTVQWWSVWYPGAEPGGGSYIAQRMLAAKSERDALSGTLFFTVMHYALRPWPWIIVALSSMIVFPNLSDIAATFPYVDRHLIGHDMAYSAMLKFLPTGFLGVMIAGMLAAYVSTLSTHLNWGTSYIVHDFYRRFVRPSADERHYVFVGRIITGLLMLAAAGVTFVLTSAQQSFNLLMSIGAGTGLIYLLRWFWWRINAWSEIAAMASSFIVSIAFFVAQKAGATIDATTVLLVTIIVTTVSWVVATYLTEPTDAVTLERFYALVRPPGPGWREVRERGGLGPSPDSLAQSLLAWVAGCTFVYAALFGSGSLLYGRLAQGAIWIVLFVASGIYLVRLLPRLWSRSDGTAEKAMSSAPTKAVILARGLGTRMRVADDRAQLSREQAAVADTGLKAMIAIDRPFLDYVLSALADAGFTEACLVIGPEHGVVREYYEKNPPSRVRVNFAIQEKPLGTADALLAASGFIGEDAFVVLNADNYYPPEVLRLLRAEREPALPAFERDALIRDGNIPPERIARYALLDVDDDGYLRRVVEKPDAETERAFGPDAAVSMNVWLLTPAILEACRRVAPSARSEVELPNAIQWAIEHLGMRLRALPVRAAVLDLSHRGDIPEVTARLRGVPVRL; this is encoded by the coding sequence ATGAAGCCCACCAGGGTCGACTGGCTGATTGTCCTCGTGTCGATCGCCGTGTCGTTCACACCGGCGATCCTGCTTGCCCGTCGCGCTGGGAAGAGCACCGCCGAGTTCTTCACCTCGGGGCGCGCGGCGCCATGGTGGCTCATCGGCGTGTCGATGGTCGCGACGACCTTCAGTACCGACACGCCGAATCTCGTCACGAACTTTGTCCGCGAGGGCGGCGTCGCGAACAACTGGGCATGGTGGGCGTTTCTCCTCACCGGAATGGCGACGGTTTTCTTCTACGCGCGCCTCTGGCGCCGGTCGCGCGTGCTCACCGATCTCGAATTTTACGAAATCCGCTATTCCGGACGGCCAGCAACGTTCGTTCGTGGTTTCCGCGCGCTGTATCTGGGTCTCTTCTTCAATTGCATGATCATGGCGGCAGTGAACCTCGCCGCCGTCAAGATCGCGAACGTGGTCCTCGGCTGGCCAATGATGCAGACGCTCGCCGTTTGCACAGTACTCAACATCGCCTTTGCGGCGACGTCGGGACTGTGGGGCGTGATGGTGACGGATCTGATTCAATTCGGTGTTGCGATGACCGGCTCGTTTGCCGCCGCCTACTTTGCCGTGAAGCAGCCCGAAGTGGGTGGCCTGACCGGACTCTTTCACAAGATTCCGGAACGGACGCTCAACGTCCTTCCCGATTTCGGCGACTGGAAGCTCACCGCGTCGCTGCTCGTCATTCCGCTCACCGTGCAATGGTGGTCGGTCTGGTATCCCGGCGCCGAGCCAGGGGGAGGGAGTTACATCGCCCAGCGCATGCTGGCGGCCAAGAGCGAGCGCGACGCGTTGTCTGGTACGCTCTTCTTCACCGTGATGCACTACGCGTTGCGTCCGTGGCCGTGGATCATCGTCGCACTCTCGTCGATGATCGTTTTCCCAAACCTCTCAGATATCGCGGCCACGTTCCCGTACGTCGATCGTCATCTCATTGGTCACGACATGGCGTATTCGGCAATGCTCAAGTTTCTGCCGACGGGATTCCTCGGTGTGATGATCGCGGGGATGCTGGCCGCATACGTCTCGACGCTGTCGACGCACTTGAATTGGGGCACGTCGTACATCGTCCACGATTTCTATCGACGCTTCGTGCGGCCGAGCGCGGACGAGCGGCACTACGTGTTCGTCGGCCGAATCATTACTGGTTTGCTCATGCTGGCGGCCGCCGGCGTGACGTTCGTGCTCACGTCGGCGCAGCAGAGCTTCAATCTGCTCATGTCGATTGGTGCCGGAACTGGATTGATCTATCTCCTTCGCTGGTTCTGGTGGCGGATCAATGCGTGGAGCGAGATCGCCGCAATGGCGAGCTCGTTCATCGTGTCCATTGCGTTCTTCGTGGCTCAGAAGGCCGGTGCAACGATCGATGCGACCACGGTGCTCCTCGTGACGATTATCGTCACGACCGTGAGCTGGGTTGTGGCGACGTACCTCACCGAGCCGACGGATGCGGTGACCCTTGAGCGCTTCTACGCACTCGTGCGACCACCAGGCCCGGGCTGGCGCGAGGTCCGCGAGCGCGGCGGCCTCGGGCCGTCGCCCGATTCCCTCGCGCAATCGCTGCTTGCGTGGGTGGCCGGCTGCACCTTCGTGTACGCCGCACTCTTTGGGTCAGGGAGCTTGTTGTACGGGCGGTTGGCGCAGGGCGCGATCTGGATCGTCCTCTTCGTCGCAAGCGGCATCTACCTCGTTAGGCTCCTGCCGCGACTCTGGTCGCGCTCGGACGGCACCGCGGAGAAGGCGATGTCCTCGGCACCGACCAAGGCCGTCATCCTCGCCCGCGGCCTGGGCACGCGAATGCGCGTCGCCGACGACCGGGCGCAACTGAGCCGTGAGCAGGCCGCCGTCGCCGACACCGGACTCAAGGCGATGATCGCGATCGATCGGCCTTTTCTGGATTACGTCCTCAGCGCGCTCGCCGATGCGGGATTTACCGAGGCCTGCCTCGTCATCGGCCCGGAGCACGGCGTCGTGCGCGAGTATTACGAGAAGAATCCGCCGAGCCGCGTTCGAGTGAACTTCGCGATCCAGGAGAAGCCGTTAGGCACTGCCGACGCCCTTCTCGCTGCTTCAGGCTTCATTGGTGAGGACGCGTTTGTCGTCCTCAATGCCGACAATTATTATCCACCCGAGGTGTTGCGACTGCTCCGCGCCGAACGCGAGCCGGCGCTGCCTGCCTTCGAGCGCGACGCCCTCATTCGCGACGGCAACATTCCCCCGGAGCGCATAGCGCGTTACGCACTGCTCGACGTCGACGATGACGGCTACTTACGCCGAGTCGTCGAGAAGCCGGATGCGGAAACGGAGCGCGCCTTTGGTCCGGATGCCGCCGTGAGCATGAATGTCTGGCTTCTGACGCCGGCAATTCTCGAAGCGTGCCGGCGGGTCGCGCCGTCAGCACGAAGTGAGGTTGAGCTTCCGAATGCGATACAATGGGCGATCGAGCACCTTGGTATGCGCCTTCGCGCACTTCCGGTGAGAGCAGCGGTGCTCGATCTCTCGCATCGCGGCGATATTCCGGAGGTGACCGCCCGGCTTCGTGGCGTTCCGGTTCGCCTCTAG